A section of the Agrobacterium tumefaciens genome encodes:
- the cysN gene encoding sulfate adenylyltransferase subunit CysN gives MTASATTNISTATILPFAEHSKAARDTRPLRLITCGSVDDGKSTLIGRLLWDTKAVKEDQAATLHRDSGKQNDLGLPDFALLLDGLQAEREQGITIDVAYRYFATDRRAFIVADTPGHEQYTRNMATGASTADLAVLLVDARTGILEQTRRHATIAALMGIRQFVLAVNKIDLTNYDKAGFELIAHEFRDFASDLGIKQITAIPMSALKGENVVLSGKASMPWYEGPTLVETLELATVRSAQSGGFRFPVQRVSRPGESFRGYQGTVAGGSVKPGDSVVILPSGMVANVKQIVTFDLVRNAAVAGDAVTLVLDRQVDVSRGDMIASIEAQPQTGLAFDAQIVALQPGGIEAGKRYWLKSGSRRQRVSVQPVSQLNLKEGEWQAHETSLPMNAIGKVRLSFDETAIFDSYEQNRATGSFILIDPDTNNTVAGGMISAKRSVGATEEQGDRVILSLPAGLAEKLLASELLARHRDEIDIRRTDAATASRLIDDLN, from the coding sequence ATGACCGCTTCTGCCACCACCAACATTTCCACGGCCACCATTTTGCCCTTTGCCGAGCATTCGAAAGCAGCGCGCGACACCCGCCCGCTGCGTCTCATCACCTGCGGCAGCGTGGATGACGGCAAGTCGACCCTGATCGGCCGTCTCCTCTGGGACACCAAGGCCGTCAAGGAAGACCAGGCCGCAACGCTGCACCGCGATAGCGGCAAGCAGAACGATCTCGGCCTGCCTGATTTCGCACTGCTGCTGGATGGCCTTCAGGCGGAGCGCGAACAGGGCATCACCATCGATGTCGCCTATCGTTATTTCGCCACCGACCGGCGCGCCTTCATCGTCGCCGACACGCCCGGCCATGAACAATATACCCGCAATATGGCGACCGGCGCTTCCACCGCCGATCTGGCCGTGCTGCTCGTCGATGCCCGCACCGGCATTCTGGAGCAGACGCGCCGCCACGCTACCATCGCGGCGCTGATGGGCATCCGGCAATTCGTGCTGGCCGTCAACAAGATCGACCTGACCAATTATGACAAGGCCGGTTTTGAACTGATTGCCCACGAGTTCCGCGATTTCGCATCCGATCTCGGCATCAAGCAGATCACCGCCATTCCGATGTCGGCGCTGAAGGGTGAAAACGTCGTTCTGTCAGGCAAGGCCTCCATGCCGTGGTATGAAGGCCCGACGCTGGTGGAAACGCTGGAACTGGCGACCGTCCGCTCCGCGCAATCGGGCGGCTTCCGCTTTCCCGTGCAGCGCGTTTCGCGTCCGGGCGAGAGCTTCCGCGGTTATCAGGGCACGGTCGCCGGCGGTTCGGTGAAGCCGGGCGACAGCGTCGTCATCCTGCCTTCCGGCATGGTCGCCAACGTCAAGCAGATCGTCACTTTCGATCTGGTGCGCAATGCCGCCGTGGCAGGCGATGCCGTCACTCTCGTTCTTGATCGTCAGGTGGATGTGTCGCGCGGCGACATGATCGCTTCCATCGAGGCCCAGCCACAAACGGGCCTTGCCTTCGACGCGCAGATTGTGGCTTTGCAGCCCGGAGGCATCGAGGCAGGCAAGCGCTACTGGCTGAAAAGCGGAAGCCGTCGCCAGCGTGTCAGTGTGCAGCCTGTCAGCCAGCTGAACCTCAAGGAAGGCGAATGGCAGGCGCATGAGACGTCGTTGCCAATGAACGCCATCGGCAAGGTGCGGCTTTCCTTCGATGAGACCGCGATCTTCGATTCCTACGAACAGAACCGCGCAACCGGCTCGTTCATCCTGATTGACCCCGACACCAACAACACGGTTGCGGGCGGCATGATATCGGCCAAGCGCAGCGTGGGTGCGACAGAGGAACAGGGCGACCGCGTCATTCTCTCGCTTCCCGCCGGTCTCGCGGAAAAGCTGCTGGCAAGCGAGCTGCTGGCACGCCACCGGGACGAGATCGACATCCGCCGAACCGATGCGGCGACCGCGTCGCGGCTAATCGACGATCTGAACTGA
- the mqo gene encoding malate dehydrogenase (quinone): MNRRQVLGGALAGLAVAALPSSPLLANTTAKKVDVLLIGGGIMSATLGVWLRELEPTWSMQMLERLDGVALESSNGWNNAGTGHSALAELNYTPEDDKGNIKISQAVNINESFQISRQFWAWQVRNGVLKNPRSFINHTPHMSFVWGDENVAYLEKRYQALKASPLFAGMEFSTNPEQIKKWVPLMMEGRDPSQKIAATWSPLGTDMEFGEITRQFVSHLQSDQNFDLQVNSEVSDIQRNADGSWRVTYTNTKTDAEQVVDAKFVFIGAGGGALHLLQMSGIPEADDYAGFPVGGSFLINENPDVTMQHLAKAYGKASVGSPPMSVPHLDTRVLGGKRVILFGPFATFSTKFLKEGSYFDLVSSVTTSNAWPMVRVGIDEYPLVEYLAGQLMMSDDDRFAALKEYFPNAKQGEWRLWQAGQRVQIIKRDEEKGGVLRLGTEVVSAKDGSIAGLLGASPGASTAAPIMLSVLEKVFKDKVATPEWQAKIRQIVPSYGTKLNDDPEKVREEWAYTAEHLQLPTPPQIDLEALKAAGSAPAGAPVKKVPDIAL; the protein is encoded by the coding sequence ATGAACCGCAGACAGGTTCTGGGCGGCGCGCTTGCGGGGCTTGCCGTTGCAGCGCTGCCCTCTTCGCCGCTTCTCGCAAATACGACCGCCAAGAAGGTCGACGTTCTCCTCATCGGCGGCGGCATCATGAGCGCGACGCTCGGTGTGTGGCTGCGCGAACTGGAGCCCACCTGGTCGATGCAGATGCTGGAGCGGCTGGATGGCGTGGCGCTTGAAAGCTCCAACGGCTGGAACAATGCCGGCACCGGCCACTCCGCGCTTGCCGAGCTGAACTACACGCCTGAAGACGACAAGGGCAACATCAAGATTTCCCAGGCCGTCAACATCAATGAATCCTTCCAGATTTCCCGGCAATTCTGGGCATGGCAGGTGCGCAACGGCGTTCTGAAGAACCCGCGCTCCTTCATCAACCACACGCCGCATATGAGCTTCGTTTGGGGCGACGAGAACGTCGCCTATCTGGAAAAGCGCTATCAGGCGCTGAAGGCGAGCCCGCTCTTCGCCGGCATGGAATTCTCCACCAATCCCGAGCAGATCAAGAAGTGGGTGCCGCTGATGATGGAAGGCCGCGATCCTTCCCAGAAGATCGCCGCGACCTGGTCGCCGCTCGGCACCGACATGGAGTTCGGCGAAATCACCCGCCAGTTCGTCTCGCATCTGCAGAGCGACCAGAATTTCGACCTGCAGGTCAATAGCGAGGTTTCCGACATCCAGCGTAATGCCGATGGCAGCTGGCGCGTGACCTATACCAACACGAAGACCGATGCCGAACAGGTGGTGGATGCGAAATTCGTGTTCATCGGCGCCGGCGGCGGCGCGCTGCATCTGCTACAGATGTCCGGCATTCCGGAAGCCGATGATTACGCCGGTTTCCCTGTCGGCGGCTCGTTCCTCATCAACGAAAACCCCGACGTGACGATGCAGCATCTGGCCAAGGCCTATGGCAAGGCCTCGGTCGGCTCGCCGCCCATGTCGGTTCCGCATCTGGATACCCGCGTTCTGGGTGGGAAGCGCGTCATCCTCTTCGGACCTTTCGCCACCTTCTCCACCAAGTTTCTGAAGGAAGGTTCCTATTTCGATCTCGTCTCCTCGGTAACGACCAGCAATGCCTGGCCGATGGTGCGCGTCGGCATCGATGAATATCCGCTGGTCGAATATCTCGCCGGCCAGCTGATGATGTCGGATGACGACCGTTTTGCTGCGCTGAAGGAATATTTCCCGAATGCGAAGCAGGGCGAATGGCGTCTCTGGCAGGCGGGCCAGCGCGTGCAGATCATCAAGCGCGACGAGGAAAAGGGCGGCGTGCTCAGGCTCGGCACCGAAGTGGTTTCCGCCAAGGACGGCAGCATCGCCGGCCTGCTCGGCGCGTCTCCGGGCGCCTCCACTGCCGCACCGATCATGCTCAGCGTTCTGGAAAAGGTCTTCAAGGACAAGGTGGCAACACCGGAATGGCAGGCCAAGATCCGCCAGATCGTGCCGAGCTATGGCACCAAGCTCAATGACGACCCGGAAAAGGTACGTGAGGAATGGGCCTACACCGCCGAACACCTGCAACTGCCGACCCCGCCGCAGATCGATCTTGAGGCGCTGAAGGCAGCTGGCTCGGCCCCTGCGGGCGCGCCGGTGAAGAAGGTGCCGGATATCGCGCTTTAA
- a CDS encoding MBL fold metallo-hydrolase: MADPAFDLDFKPAYGEAVPVAPLVQRITVNNPSAFTFHGTNSYIVGDRSVAVIDPGPEDEAHFQALMAALEGREVTHIFVSHTHRDHSPLARRLAQATGAVTVAEGPHRAARPLHVGETNPFAESSDTAFVPDLALGDGQSLSGDGWTLTALHTPGHTANHAAFALEGSGIVFSADHVMAWATTIVAPPDGAMSDYMASLERLLTRDDRLFLPGHGGPVTDPTAFMRGLRAHRRMREKAVLKRIRDGDRLIADMVKVIYASTDKRLHGAAALSVLAHIEDLIEKGEVRTDGAPSLTGEYFPA, from the coding sequence ATGGCGGACCCGGCATTCGATCTCGATTTCAAGCCGGCCTATGGCGAGGCGGTCCCTGTCGCCCCGCTTGTCCAGCGTATCACCGTCAACAATCCTTCCGCCTTTACCTTCCATGGCACCAACTCCTATATCGTCGGCGACCGCTCCGTTGCGGTCATCGATCCGGGCCCGGAGGATGAGGCGCATTTTCAGGCGCTGATGGCTGCGCTCGAAGGACGCGAAGTCACGCACATCTTCGTCAGCCACACCCATCGCGATCATTCGCCGCTTGCCCGCAGGCTGGCGCAGGCGACCGGGGCGGTGACGGTGGCGGAAGGTCCGCACCGCGCCGCCCGGCCGCTGCATGTGGGCGAGACCAATCCCTTTGCCGAAAGTTCCGATACGGCTTTCGTGCCTGACCTTGCACTTGGCGACGGGCAGAGCCTTTCCGGCGATGGCTGGACATTGACGGCGCTGCATACGCCGGGTCACACCGCAAACCACGCCGCCTTTGCGCTGGAGGGCAGCGGCATCGTCTTTTCCGCCGATCACGTCATGGCCTGGGCCACCACCATCGTCGCACCGCCGGATGGGGCGATGAGCGACTACATGGCTTCACTGGAGCGGTTGCTGACCCGCGACGACCGGTTGTTCCTGCCCGGCCATGGCGGCCCGGTCACCGATCCCACCGCTTTCATGCGCGGCTTGCGCGCCCACCGCCGCATGCGGGAAAAGGCGGTGCTGAAACGTATCCGGGACGGCGACCGGCTGATCGCCGACATGGTGAAGGTGATCTATGCCAGCACCGACAAGCGTCTGCATGGGGCGGCCGCACTTTCCGTCCTGGCGCATATCGAGGATCTGATCGAAAAGGGCGAAGTGCGGACGGATGGCGCGCCTTCGCTCACGGGTGAATATTTTCCGGCGTGA
- a CDS encoding DUF1499 domain-containing protein, with protein MTVRFVRPFSIAAYLSRYLGLAALVLFLIAAGVHRFGPLTTPDFVGLLIIAAGIALAAVVLALIGLERLWTKGARGGLSALAALLLSGLPLGVVGYGAFLYWQQPKIYDISTDLSDVPEWLVTPAANQQWLVRPAVITKADRDAQMEAYASLAGRRYEGAIDRIYAAAKKMAAAQSIHITHTRGVIGAEDAPSVGVPPQDRTQPAEDAPVEDLPSVVPVPMARPAEAPQPTFFNGSGVVLMQGETRTRIWGLRFDILIRLREEAETTIVDIRVASRYGPHDLGMGAAIAEAYLDALDAEMQGLNDN; from the coding sequence ATGACTGTGCGTTTCGTCCGGCCATTTTCGATTGCCGCCTATCTTTCCCGTTATCTGGGCCTTGCGGCGCTGGTGCTGTTTTTGATTGCGGCGGGCGTCCACCGGTTCGGCCCTCTGACGACGCCCGATTTTGTCGGCCTGCTCATCATTGCGGCGGGCATCGCGCTCGCGGCGGTCGTTCTGGCGCTGATCGGCCTGGAGCGCTTATGGACCAAGGGCGCACGCGGCGGCCTTTCGGCGCTGGCGGCGCTGCTTCTGTCGGGCCTGCCGCTGGGTGTGGTTGGCTACGGCGCCTTTCTCTACTGGCAGCAACCGAAGATTTACGACATTTCCACCGATCTCAGCGACGTGCCGGAGTGGCTCGTGACGCCAGCCGCCAACCAGCAATGGCTGGTGCGGCCTGCCGTCATCACCAAGGCTGATCGCGACGCGCAGATGGAGGCCTATGCCAGCCTCGCCGGCCGCCGCTATGAAGGCGCGATCGACCGCATCTATGCCGCCGCCAAAAAAATGGCTGCCGCCCAGTCCATCCACATTACCCATACGAGGGGCGTGATCGGAGCGGAAGATGCACCCTCCGTCGGCGTGCCGCCGCAGGATCGGACGCAGCCGGCGGAGGATGCGCCTGTCGAGGACCTGCCGTCTGTCGTGCCCGTGCCCATGGCCCGCCCGGCAGAAGCACCGCAGCCGACTTTCTTTAACGGCAGCGGGGTGGTGCTGATGCAGGGCGAAACCCGCACCCGCATCTGGGGCCTGCGTTTCGATATCCTCATCCGCCTCAGGGAAGAAGCCGAGACCACCATCGTCGACATCCGCGTCGCCTCCCGCTACGGCCCGCATGATCTTGGCATGGGCGCCGCGATTGCCGAAGCCTATCTCGATGCGCTGGATGCGGAAATGCAAGGTCTGAACGACAATTGA
- a CDS encoding dicarboxylate/amino acid:cation symporter, producing the protein MSQATTPIRSSGSKPFYRNFGFQVLIAMVIGLLLGLVARNIGPDAAGNPNWLSVILQTIGTIFVQLLRALVPPLIFTAIVASIANLKNLSNAAKLVWQTLLWFAITALIAVVIGIVLGLVIQPGVNTAIANTAAAAPSSTGSWLDFLKGLVPVNVFGLEASTKINNGAGSTSLNFNVLQLLVVSIAFGVAALKAGKAAEPFLAFNQSLLAIVRKILWWVIRLTPLGTIGLLGRAVDQYGWTTLSQLGWYAAAVYIGLALVLFVVYPALLLAHGLKPSRFFAGAWPAIQLAFVSRSSIGTLPVTETVTEKSLGVPREYAAFSVPLGATTKMDGCAAIYPAISAIFIAQFFQVPLGIQDYVLIVFVSVLGSAATAGLTGAVVMLTLTLSTLGLPLEGVGLLLAIDPILDMGRTAVNVAGQALVPTIVAKREGILNEAVYNNAKDIDALDDRDVVTA; encoded by the coding sequence ATGTCACAGGCAACGACACCTATCCGCTCATCCGGGTCTAAACCCTTTTATCGCAATTTCGGCTTCCAGGTCTTGATCGCCATGGTTATCGGCCTTCTGCTGGGTCTTGTTGCCCGTAACATTGGGCCGGATGCCGCGGGCAATCCCAACTGGCTTTCGGTGATATTGCAGACCATTGGCACGATTTTCGTGCAGCTCCTGCGTGCGCTCGTGCCGCCGCTGATCTTCACGGCCATCGTTGCCTCCATCGCCAATCTAAAGAACCTTTCCAATGCGGCAAAGCTCGTCTGGCAGACGCTGTTGTGGTTCGCCATCACCGCCCTGATAGCGGTCGTCATCGGCATCGTGCTCGGCCTTGTCATCCAGCCGGGCGTCAACACCGCCATTGCCAATACGGCAGCGGCAGCGCCCTCCTCCACCGGCTCGTGGCTGGACTTTCTGAAGGGTCTTGTGCCCGTTAACGTGTTCGGGCTTGAAGCCTCGACCAAGATAAACAATGGCGCTGGCAGCACCTCGCTGAACTTCAACGTCCTGCAGCTGCTCGTGGTGTCGATTGCCTTTGGCGTCGCGGCGCTGAAAGCCGGCAAGGCGGCGGAACCGTTCCTCGCCTTCAACCAGTCGCTGCTTGCCATTGTGCGGAAAATCCTGTGGTGGGTCATCCGCCTTACCCCCCTCGGCACCATCGGTCTGCTTGGGCGCGCGGTCGACCAATATGGATGGACGACGCTGTCGCAGCTCGGCTGGTATGCGGCCGCCGTTTACATCGGTCTGGCGCTGGTGCTCTTCGTCGTTTATCCGGCGCTGCTTCTCGCCCATGGGCTGAAGCCTTCGCGGTTCTTTGCGGGCGCATGGCCGGCCATCCAGCTGGCCTTCGTGTCGCGCTCCTCGATCGGCACGCTGCCCGTCACCGAAACCGTGACGGAAAAGAGCCTCGGCGTGCCGCGCGAATATGCCGCCTTCTCGGTGCCGCTCGGCGCCACCACCAAGATGGACGGCTGCGCGGCGATCTATCCGGCAATATCGGCGATCTTCATCGCGCAGTTTTTCCAGGTGCCCCTCGGCATTCAGGACTATGTGCTGATCGTTTTCGTTTCCGTGCTCGGCTCCGCCGCAACGGCGGGCCTGACGGGTGCCGTGGTGATGCTGACGCTGACGCTTTCTACGCTCGGCCTGCCGCTCGAAGGCGTGGGCTTGCTGCTTGCCATCGACCCTATACTCGACATGGGCCGGACGGCGGTCAATGTCGCTGGTCAGGCGCTGGTGCCGACCATCGTCGCCAAGCGCGAGGGCATCCTCAACGAGGCTGTTTACAACAATGCGAAGGATATCGACGCGCTCGATGACCGGGACGTTGTGACGGCCTAA
- a CDS encoding MliC family protein, with product MKILSLTFMSILALGAHVSSAVAGSTTVDAVSYACANNETMRVVYVNGADGKSFAILLQMDEMIPMAEQTAASGAVYKAINRNYTYVLRTEGNNATLSDNRETLLSGCTE from the coding sequence ATGAAAATATTATCTTTAACATTCATGAGCATCCTGGCGCTTGGTGCCCATGTGTCGTCAGCAGTCGCCGGTTCCACGACGGTCGACGCCGTGTCTTACGCCTGTGCAAACAATGAGACGATGCGTGTGGTCTACGTTAACGGCGCAGACGGAAAAAGTTTCGCAATTCTTTTGCAGATGGACGAAATGATCCCAATGGCGGAGCAGACGGCCGCGTCCGGCGCCGTCTATAAGGCGATCAATCGCAATTACACCTATGTTCTGCGCACCGAGGGCAACAACGCCACTCTCAGCGACAACCGGGAAACGCTGCTTTCCGGCTGCACGGAGTGA
- the ppdK gene encoding pyruvate, phosphate dikinase, with translation MKKWVYTFGNGVAEGRAGDVAILGGKGANLAEMASLGLPVPPGLTIITDACALYHKNGRDLPDDLKVQVMAGLHGMETVTGKTFGGSQSPLLISVRSGARASMPGMMDTVLNLGLNDRTVEALGHDAGDARFAWDSYRRFIQMYADVVMGLDHEMFEEILEDEKGRLGHEYDTDMSAVEWQHVVSLYKKLIEDELGEAFPQDCHVQLWGAIGAVFASWTNHRAVTYRHLHNIPGDWGTAVNVQAMVFGNLGSSSATGVAFTRNPSTGEAELYGEFLVNAQGEDVVAGIRTPQSITEAARLASGSDKPSMEKLMPEAFSEFLAICKRLETHYRDMQDLEFTIERGKLWMLQTRSGKRTTRAAMKIAVDMVEEGLISQEEAVCRIEPSSLDQLLHPTIDPGTSRPIIGSGLPASPGAATGEIVFTAEEAVAAEAEGRSVILVRIETSPEDIHGMHAAEGILTTRGGMTSHAAVVARGMGIPCVTGAGSMRVDMRNKVLIGVGCMLKRGDVITIDGSSGSVLKGEVPMTQPELSGDFGKLMEWADDLRRMTVRTNADTPADARAARAFGAEGIGLCRTEHMFFEGDRIHVMREMILAESEKGRRAALDELLPMQRSDFTELFQIMHGLPVTIRLLDPPLHEFLPKTDGEIVEVAAAMGMPQTVFRQRLDALHEFNPMLGHRGCRLAISYPEIAEMQARAIFEAAVAAARITGAPVVPEIMVPLVGLRSELDYVTAVIDGVAAAVAKETGMEIEYLTGTMIELPRAALRAHVIAEAAEFFSFGTNDLTQTTFGISRDDAARFINTYQRKGIIERDPFISLDFDGVGELIRIAAERGRQTRPELKLGICGEHGGDPASIHFCEDADLDYVSCSPFRVPIARLAAAQATLAAKAKQGETRSNVAFIPVRGSVGR, from the coding sequence ATGAAAAAATGGGTTTATACCTTCGGCAACGGTGTCGCCGAGGGCAGGGCAGGTGACGTTGCCATATTGGGCGGCAAGGGCGCAAACCTTGCCGAAATGGCAAGTCTCGGCCTACCCGTTCCTCCCGGCCTCACCATTATCACCGATGCCTGCGCGCTTTATCACAAGAACGGACGCGATCTGCCTGATGACCTGAAGGTTCAGGTCATGGCGGGCCTGCATGGCATGGAAACCGTGACGGGCAAAACCTTCGGCGGCAGCCAGTCGCCGCTGCTCATCTCCGTTCGCTCCGGCGCGCGTGCCTCCATGCCCGGCATGATGGATACGGTGCTCAATCTCGGTCTCAACGACCGCACCGTCGAGGCGTTGGGTCACGATGCGGGCGATGCCCGTTTCGCCTGGGACAGCTATCGCCGCTTCATCCAGATGTATGCCGATGTCGTCATGGGCCTCGACCATGAAATGTTCGAGGAAATCCTCGAAGATGAAAAAGGCCGGCTTGGTCACGAATATGATACGGACATGTCTGCGGTCGAGTGGCAGCACGTCGTTTCGCTTTACAAGAAGCTGATCGAGGATGAGCTTGGCGAGGCCTTCCCGCAGGACTGTCATGTCCAGCTCTGGGGCGCAATCGGCGCTGTGTTCGCCAGCTGGACCAACCACCGGGCCGTGACCTATCGACACCTGCACAATATTCCCGGCGACTGGGGCACGGCCGTCAACGTGCAGGCCATGGTCTTCGGCAATCTCGGATCGTCATCGGCAACCGGCGTTGCCTTTACCCGTAATCCGTCGACAGGCGAGGCAGAGCTTTACGGAGAATTCCTCGTCAACGCGCAAGGCGAAGACGTGGTCGCCGGCATCCGCACGCCACAATCCATCACCGAAGCCGCGCGTCTCGCCTCCGGTTCCGACAAGCCTTCCATGGAAAAGCTGATGCCAGAAGCTTTTTCGGAATTCCTGGCGATCTGCAAGCGGCTGGAAACCCATTATCGCGACATGCAGGACCTGGAATTCACCATCGAGCGCGGCAAGCTCTGGATGTTGCAGACCCGCTCCGGCAAACGCACAACCCGAGCCGCGATGAAAATCGCTGTCGACATGGTAGAAGAAGGGCTAATTTCGCAGGAGGAAGCCGTCTGCCGCATTGAGCCGTCCTCACTCGACCAGTTGCTGCACCCGACCATCGATCCCGGCACATCCCGACCGATCATCGGCTCCGGTCTGCCGGCCTCTCCGGGGGCGGCGACGGGGGAAATCGTCTTTACCGCCGAAGAGGCGGTTGCGGCGGAAGCTGAAGGCCGCAGCGTCATTCTGGTGCGCATCGAAACCAGCCCGGAAGATATTCACGGCATGCATGCGGCCGAAGGCATTTTGACGACGCGCGGTGGGATGACAAGCCACGCCGCCGTCGTCGCGCGCGGCATGGGCATTCCCTGCGTCACCGGCGCGGGCTCCATGCGCGTCGACATGCGCAATAAGGTGCTGATCGGCGTCGGCTGCATGCTCAAACGCGGCGATGTCATCACGATTGACGGGTCCTCCGGCAGCGTGCTGAAGGGAGAGGTGCCGATGACGCAGCCGGAACTGTCAGGCGATTTCGGCAAGCTGATGGAATGGGCGGACGATCTGCGCCGGATGACCGTGCGCACCAATGCCGACACGCCGGCAGACGCCCGCGCTGCCCGTGCCTTTGGCGCTGAGGGCATCGGCCTCTGCCGCACCGAACACATGTTCTTCGAAGGCGACCGCATTCATGTGATGCGCGAGATGATCCTCGCCGAAAGCGAAAAAGGCAGGCGCGCCGCGCTCGATGAGCTTCTGCCGATGCAGCGTTCGGATTTCACCGAACTGTTCCAGATCATGCACGGCCTGCCGGTAACGATCCGCCTGCTTGACCCACCGCTGCACGAATTCCTGCCGAAGACCGATGGCGAGATCGTGGAGGTGGCGGCTGCCATGGGTATGCCGCAGACGGTGTTTCGCCAGCGGCTCGATGCGCTGCACGAGTTCAACCCGATGCTTGGCCATCGCGGCTGCCGTCTCGCCATTTCCTATCCCGAGATTGCCGAAATGCAGGCCCGCGCCATTTTCGAAGCCGCCGTTGCGGCGGCGCGCATCACTGGTGCACCCGTCGTGCCTGAGATTATGGTGCCGCTGGTGGGGCTGCGCTCGGAGTTAGATTATGTGACCGCGGTCATCGATGGCGTTGCTGCCGCCGTCGCCAAAGAGACCGGGATGGAGATCGAATATCTCACCGGCACCATGATCGAGCTGCCGCGTGCGGCCCTGCGTGCCCATGTCATCGCGGAAGCGGCGGAGTTCTTCTCCTTCGGCACCAACGATTTGACACAGACCACCTTCGGTATCTCTCGTGACGATGCGGCCCGTTTCATCAATACCTATCAGCGCAAGGGCATCATCGAACGCGACCCGTTTATCTCGCTCGATTTCGACGGCGTGGGCGAACTGATCCGCATCGCCGCCGAACGCGGCCGCCAGACGCGGCCGGAGCTCAAACTCGGCATTTGTGGGGAACACGGCGGCGACCCGGCCTCGATCCACTTCTGCGAGGATGCCGATCTCGACTACGTCTCCTGCTCGCCCTTCCGTGTGCCGATTGCCCGCCTGGCAGCGGCGCAGGCGACTTTGGCCGCAAAGGCAAAGCAGGGCGAAACGCGCAGCAACGTTGCCTTCATTCCCGTCAGGGGTTCTGTCGGACGATGA
- a CDS encoding VOC family protein, whose translation MQFTRRQTLKFAGISCAASALAGALRAEGYNSPAIAAVPFALTTPMHIGQAALRVRELDPMIDYYRSVLGFNEVERTARGVTLGVGTVPLLDLVHKPAADFESPTSAGLFHIAYLMPSRKDLARWLVHAALKQVPLTGFADHNVSEAVYLSDPEGNGIEVYSDRPKDTWVWSGNVVKMGTEPLDVDDLVALTDTTKSDFEAAPTGIRIGHVHLRVGEIAPARAFYEQAVGLQPTQDARADASFLSSGGYHHHLAVNTWNSRGAKERNAMETGLDWFSIIVRNPANLEAQKTRLRAAGYVLVEMENNVVEAIDPWGTRLRLVPGEA comes from the coding sequence ATGCAATTTACCCGCCGCCAGACGCTTAAATTTGCCGGAATTTCCTGTGCAGCCAGTGCACTTGCCGGCGCGTTAAGGGCAGAAGGGTACAACTCCCCTGCAATTGCCGCCGTTCCCTTCGCCCTGACGACGCCCATGCATATCGGCCAAGCGGCATTGCGGGTGCGTGAGCTTGATCCGATGATCGATTATTATCGCTCGGTTCTCGGCTTCAACGAGGTGGAGCGGACGGCAAGGGGCGTGACGCTGGGGGTTGGGACAGTGCCCCTGCTCGATCTCGTGCACAAGCCGGCGGCGGATTTCGAGAGCCCGACTTCCGCCGGCCTGTTTCACATCGCCTACCTGATGCCCTCCCGCAAGGATCTGGCGCGCTGGCTGGTGCATGCGGCGCTCAAGCAGGTGCCCCTGACCGGCTTTGCCGATCATAATGTGAGCGAGGCGGTCTATCTTAGCGATCCCGAAGGCAACGGCATCGAGGTCTATAGCGACCGACCAAAGGACACATGGGTCTGGAGCGGTAACGTGGTCAAGATGGGCACGGAGCCGCTCGATGTCGATGATCTGGTGGCGCTGACCGACACGACGAAAAGCGATTTTGAGGCCGCGCCGACCGGCATACGCATCGGCCATGTTCACCTGCGTGTCGGTGAAATCGCCCCCGCCCGTGCCTTTTATGAGCAGGCGGTGGGTTTACAACCGACGCAGGATGCGCGCGCGGACGCCTCCTTCCTCTCCTCCGGCGGTTACCATCACCATCTGGCAGTGAACACCTGGAACAGCCGCGGCGCAAAGGAACGAAACGCCATGGAAACCGGCCTCGACTGGTTTTCGATCATCGTGCGCAATCCCGCCAATCTGGAGGCGCAGAAAACGCGGTTGCGAGCGGCCGGTTACGTGCTGGTGGAGATGGAGAACAATGTGGTGGAGGCAATCGACCCATGGGGCACGCGGCTGCGGCTGGTGCCGGGGGAAGCTTGA